taataataatttaaatgatcaattattactattagtattatttttattattatttttatctttatttttaaataaaatgaattaaaacccgaaaattaattattattattattattttatttttcttaaaacaaatttcggatggaaattaaaaaatagaaaaagtagaaatataaaattaaaaagtaaaagtaaaagtaggtggaaattgtttaataaaaaagtaaaagaaagtgaaagaatgaggaaattcaaaaaaaatgaaaagtaaaggaaagttggaattaaaaaataaaagtaagagtagctgaaattttttttaaaaaataaaaaataagtgggaaataaaaaaaaaagtaaaataagtgggaaataaaaaaagaaaagtataaaagtggaaatttatatataataaaagtaaaaaaaaaaagtaagaaattaaaaaataaaagtaaataaaaatagggaattatttttttaaaaaataagtaaaatgggaagtggaaattctttttaattaaaaataaaaaataaaataaaataaaaaaactgaaaaatccgAAAacgttttctataaatagaagagaaatgtgagggggAAAAGAGGAGAGAAAGAGGGGGAAAAAATAGGGAagaaggaattgagagaaatttattttcttcttctaggataaggaaatttctactcgtatcattctttcttcgtctttctttcaaaaaatccAGCAAAATCACCCCCTCAAAAAATAGCCTTAAACCTAGCAAAAAATAAGCCACTAAATCACCGGTCTTGCAAGGTCGATCGAGGTTGCAAGTCGCGATTTGTTGTTCGAGGTTTCGTGGCCGGTGAAAGCTCCAGTCAACACTCGTCGAATTGTTTAGCACTCTTGTAATTTCATCTCTGTTAATTTGTATCAAAGGTCCATTATTTTCCTTTCTTCACTGATTATAATTGTCCATTTACCTTCTTGTCTATTGACTATTGGTGTGATTATTGGGTAGCATGAAGTAGTAGTTCActctattgatatttggatctGGTTGTTTCCTTGTTCATATGTTTATTGAACCATGATGTTAATTATAGAGTtgcaaagttttatttttgagttgatttaaccGGATAAAGGGTCTATTGAATCATTGTAATTTGGCTTGTTTCATGAGATTGTGGTGTCATTAGTTTTATTTAAAAAATGTACGGAATATGGGATAATGTGTTGGATAATTTGATTGGGCCACGATTTGTTtctaagaatttttttttttttggctgttggagaagaaaagattttgggccaaaagatttagtctcattgggcccaaagtaataaataacatagCTAGCTCATCTTTCTCTAAACTAGCCTACTTTTTCATAAATAATAAATCTAATTTTTCCACAAATAATTCCACACCTCATGAcattacaataatctcaaaattagtaattgaataatattcgaacatcgtagcttgatttaggcgcgattaatactAAATCATCGTGACTGTGAGTACGGtttccgtggcatggtcacgatacgtaatccccaattcgagtgtgcgtttcacgtgactcgaccacaacttcaaataataataaataaaattaaacatgttgtagattgcgggtgcgtttcacgtgacgcgatttgcGATGTGTATAAACAACGAGTGTATGACAACGTAACTCGTCTCATATTAATTTCATAAAAATTTTTAAAATGCAGTAATGTAATAAAGGGGGTAAAGggaataaaaatgcacatataggtttaaaacatgtattaaatcagataactaggtcaattattaatagttgagtgaccgtgctaaaatcacggaactcgggagtgcctcacaccttctctcggattaacagaattccttacccggtcttctgtgttcgcaaacCATAAATAAGAGCCagttttcctcgatttgggaatCTAAAACAAATCGgtaacttgggacaccataaattattccaagtgacgactctgaataaataaagaaTCTCATTTTGAATAatatcacttaaattgaaaaaactccatATCCCATATCCCTCGCGAAAAAGGAGGCGTGACACTTATATTTTATAATAATGAACTAACACAAAGCATGATCAAATAATAATTGGTCGAATACAAAGTAATTATTCGACCATCCCAACTTTTacagaaatttatatttttttctaaaaaacTCTGCTATGGATGTGACaatacaaaataataattcatattTCTCACTTTATATGACAATGAATAATCGATCttgaaatttaaaatattaatagCGATAGTAATAAATAAGTACTATGGTAATACCTAAAagataatttaataaaaaaatgatactattaaatttataatttgaaCGGTTAAATAAACTTTAAAAATTAAAACTATAATAAATATTACTGTATTTAAAAGTAAGATCAAAGGTACAAAACGAAATTGTATTATGCAAAAGAAGATATATTAGTAGTAGAAATTAAAAAACACACAATGAAAGAAATATTAGTAAAGACAGAAAAATGAAGTCAAATCAATCATATGTCCTTTGTCTCTACCACTAAAGGCCACCTTACTAAACTAAATTTAAATTGCCTATTCATCTCTCTTGTTAAACAGACTTTCTTCCTATCCCTTTGGTAACCAATTCAGGAGCGGAGGTTCGTATCAATTCAAtaatttttacttattttatatttataataaaaaaaattatcgaacatgtataaatatttaattaatatttaattatgaaCCTCATACCTAAAATGAACTATAAATTTAATGTCAAGTTTAAAACTCGACTCAATACTTATACCGTTATATTGATTAAATATAATAGAAAACCAAAACTAATCAAGGTGCGTATAATTTGAGCAtgacaagaaaaaaaaaaaggtcagTCCGTTGTACGAAGCTTTAGTGACTGATTCCACAACTCGAACACGTGACCTATAGATCACACGGAAATAATTTTAGCGTTGTTCCAAGCGAAACCCTCAtcattaatttttaaaataaaagtcTTTCTATATCCCAAAACTCCCTCCTCATTTCCTTAAACCCCTCCTTCCCACTCCAACTAATAAAGGATACCAAAACCAAAAATTCCTCTCTCATAATTTCCTTCATTCATGGCTTTCCTTCAATATTATCAGTTTCCATTTCTtttactcttcttcttcttcttctctttcccACTTTCTCAACCCATGTCAATTCATGATCTCCTCAAATCCAAAGGCTTACCAGCTGGTCTACTCCCAAAAGAAGTAAAATCTTACAATTTTTCATCAAATGGCCTTCTTGAAGTTTTCTTAAATGGCCCTTGTTTGACAAAATTTGATACTATGGTCTTTTATGAAAGTTATGTTAAAGCTAATTTAACTTATGGTTGCCTTACTGGAGTTCATGGCCTTTCACAAGAAGAGCTTTTTGTGTGGTTACCAGTTAAAGGAATTAGTGTTGATGATCCAAATTCTGGTCTTATAATTCTTGATATTGGCTTGGCTCATAAACAACTTTCTCTTTCACTTTTTGAAGATCCACCTCATTGTAAACCAGATGGTAATTTCTTGACTCCTCCCTTTCCTtggtttttttgttttgttttgtttttgtgtGGCTACTTTTAATATTATATGAAAACTAAGGCATTCAATTGTTACAACTTGTTAAATTACATTAATACTATCAGTGAGGAATATATATGTAAAAACTCATTAAGCTTCAACAAGTGCtaaattttgaatacataattttaAAACAACGAGTCAAGATTAAATTTTGGATTGAAGTATGCTGatattattataaaatttattaGCGTATAGAAGTAGTTAAACTCGTTATATTTTAGTTCTCTTTGTatatgatttttattttatttttttgattctTGAAATTCCATTTTATCAGTCTTTTTTCTTCTGTTCTGTATTTGACAAAATATACTGTTCTCAATTGATTTTATCTCATGTGAACTTGGATTCATGACTTCATTTTCACGTGAACAAAATGTAACTTATTTCGagataaaaaagaaaaagctAGTTTTTCTTCTGTAGTTAGGAGTTTTTAGTTAAATTTGCTAGTCACTTTGTTCAGGGTTGCTAGCAAATTTGGAGTAAGTTAAAGTTGTTTtagtgtgatatatatatatatatatatatatatatatatatatatatatatatatatatatatatatataggttagGGTTTGACGTGAAATAGTCAATGATACTTGCATTAAAGTGGGTTGTCTACCTCACACCCCTTTGAGATTTGGTCGGTCGTGGAGCCAGAATTTTCACTAATGAGTGACAAaaatttaaagaaataaataTACGAATAAGTCAAGGGGTTTCAATACATAGTATAtgtatattaaaaaatattttttacctaTCTAAATAGTGTATTTTTTCTGGCGAAGTGGTGTTACTGGATATGCTCTTTTTCGGATCTTGGGTGGATACGGTATATTTCTGAGCTGATTTTTCGGCTAGTCACTTTGTTATTCTTCACTTTTGGGTGCTGCTGACTGAATATTACTGCATTGTTGAATGTGCAGGAGTTCTGAAAAGGAACATGGGAAGGAACAGAGATTTGAAGCACAAAGATAGAAGAGATtccttttaaatattatctcgtGACTTACTAGTAGATAACTTTAAGTAATGATAATATATTACTTAGTATAATGTAGCTAATTATACAAAGTAATTAGATGGAGGGCTGTAGAGATTTTGGGAATACGATCTCTTGCTGATTAGATAGAAATATGCTAATTAATCTTCTaaattttttatctttttctttgatTGTTTGCTTGGATCTTGATAGATCGATAGATTAGATAATTCCAAAGTAAACGATCtcttataatttatattttaactCTCTTAGTAAAAATTCTGGCTCGTAACTCCCTATCTATATCAAGTTATCAACAATATTCCATATTATCGTTCATAATCTCTCCAAAGATACCCAATTGTTGTCTCTATATATCTTTACTTGTAAAAGGCCATGCTCTTTCACATAGCTTATGCTATTTTATCCAAAGTCAATTTTTCAAGGAATGGAtgaggagaaaaaagaaaaagcaacAAGGAAGATTCCATTGCTCAACAGATTATTGTTCTTTAGACCACTAGAATATTGATACATAATGTAAAAATTAAATTTCAACAAATATTAAATCTGTACACATAATATTAGAAGTATAATGAGTTATATGAAGAACCTTAAAGTTGAATCCATTAAGCTCAAATATTGGACCGGTCTCTTGATGGAATGATTGAGATTCTTCCATCCTAATCAGATATGTCGAATTCGAACACTAAAATCCTTTAGTAATGAGCAATTTACCATCttaatacaataacaacaacaacaattttaTCAGTGGGGTTTGGAGAAGATAATGTGTATGTAGATCGTATTCCTACCTTATgcaggtagagaggttatttGCGGTAGATCCTCGCCTCAAAGAACAATGAAAATAAAGCACCAAACAATTGCAACAACAAGGTAATATGATAGAAGAAGCGGATAACACAACATATAAAATAACAAACCaggaataaaaaaaaatacaaaaatagtacTAGTATTACTCCTAAGCTTAGAAGAGAAGAAATTCACGACTATCCCTCAACTTTCGACCCTAATATTACTACTACTATTTACCACTTAGTGAGTTAAGTAAAATATTACTACTTCATAGGATGCTTGTACTACCATAACACGGGAGAGATGGACCCTTAAACGGGTAGGAAAGTGACATATGGGACTGCACGGACCTTGCTCATATGGTGCTTTTATACAAGTACTTGATTACATTTATCTCTTATTGGACAGACTTATATATTATGTCGTGGACTCTCTCACATTGTACTGTTTTTAGTCTACTGGATACCAGTACCTGTGAACGAGGGGCACCCCAATTTTTAATCAAAAATATACTGTGGTATACAGAGGCGGAGCCATGATTTGAAATTTATGAGTTTGAAAATCTAATATgtttaagttactgggttctaaaaTATTAATAAGTTATACATATTCGATAAATTTCTTAAAACAAATACATGATTTGGACAAAAACTgtcgggttcggccgaacccgtaggTCGCgttctagctccgcccctggtGGCATATGTTGTAAGTACTTCTCCAACCAAAGAATTCGAGCTATAAGTATGAAATCACCTTTCTCCTACAAGAGGTTTCATGTTCTAGCTATAAGTATGAAATCATAATTCTCCAATAAGAGGTTTCGCATTCTAACTGTAAGTATGAAATTGCCTCGGTAGAGAGTGCATTTTCCCTAAAAtgagtgtttacccgaaaaacgaatggagttgaatttatacgtagttctaaggatacgtgatataaattgatacaaattgggaaagatatgtaaatgaatatcgaaattagttataaaagaaatgaatgcaaacctAATGAACTAGTTAGCCTAGGCATTCAAGTTTTATCACCTCCAAATTGAGTGAAGAATGATTGGTAG
The DNA window shown above is from Nicotiana tomentosiformis chromosome 8, ASM39032v3, whole genome shotgun sequence and carries:
- the LOC104121364 gene encoding uncharacterized protein; the protein is MAFLQYYQFPFLLLFFFFFSFPLSQPMSIHDLLKSKGLPAGLLPKEVKSYNFSSNGLLEVFLNGPCLTKFDTMVFYESYVKANLTYGCLTGVHGLSQEELFVWLPVKGISVDDPNSGLIILDIGLAHKQLSLSLFEDPPHCKPDGVLKRNMGRNRDLKHKDRRDSF